A window of Bacteroidota bacterium genomic DNA:
CAGCAAGAAAGTTGCAGATCATCAGGTTGCCAAGGACGTAGCCATGCAGGTTGCAGCAATGAGCCCTATAGCCGTTGATAAAGAAGATGTTCCTCAGGATGTTGCTGATAAGGAATTGGAAATCGGCAGAATTCAGGCAAAAAACGAAGGCAAACCCGAAAATATGCTTGACAAAATTGCTATGGGGAAACTAAGCAAATTCTATAAAGAATCAACCTTGTTGAACCAGGAATTTATTAAAGATTCCAAGCAGACTATAAAACAGTATCTTCAAAATGCTGACAAGGAATTAAAAGTCCTGAAATTCATCAGATACTCCTTAAAAGACTAAGATATTTCCATATTAAAAAAAAGAGAGAGCCATGCCCTCTCTTTTTTTTTGCCGCTAATCCTTCTCTTTCAATAAAATTCTATTTCATATTGCAGAATTAATTTTTTTCCAGGGAAATAAATTAATTTTGAAAGGAATTTTCATTTCCAAATTCCTTGACGTCTGCTTTAGCAAACAGACAAAGGGGAAACAGAAATTTCTGTTTTAGCCCACGAGTATATTAATATTGATAATTCATAAACAATCATACTTCAAATGATAAAATATAAGCGGATATTGCTAAAATTAAGTGGTGAAGCCCTGATGGGCGAATCCCAGCAAGGTATAGATACGGAAAGGCTCACAGAATATGCCTCACAGATTAAAGAAATTGCAGACCTGGGTGTTGAAGTCGGTATTGTTGTCGGTGGGGGCAACATATTCAGAGGCCTGAAGGGCGTTGACAAAGGGTACGACCGGGTTAAAGGAGATTATATGGGCATGCTGGCCACGGTGATCAACGGATTGGCCATACAGTCTGCCCTGGAGAACCTGGGCGCCAAAGCCAGGGTACTCACGGCCATCCGGATGGAACCGGTTGGCGAAGGCTACAGCAAACAAAAAGTCATGGAGGCCTTTAGCAATCATGAAGTTGTGATTTTTTCAGCCGGTACAGGCAATCCGTTTTTCACCACCGATACAGCTTCGGCCCTGCGCGCTGTTGAAACCGAAGCCCAGGTTTTGCTGAAAGGAACCAGAGTGGATGGGGTTTATACCGCCGATCCTGAAAAAGACAAGACCGCAACCAAGTTTGACGAAATCACTTTTAAAGAAGCTTACAGCCGCGGACTGAACATCATGGACCTTACAGCATTCACCCTTTGCCGGGAGAATAATTTGCCTATCATCGTATTCGATATGAACCAAAAAGGAAACCTGAAAAAAATTATTTCAGGGGAAAAAGTTGGAACGATAGTAAAAAATTAAATATATTTATCCTCATATCTTAACACATTAAAATTTTGACAACATGGATGAAGAAGTTCAATTATACCTGGATGATGCCAAAGAGAAAATGAAAAAGGCCATATTGCACCTTGAAGCCGAACTCGTCAAAGTCAGGGCCGGAAAAGCCAGCCCACAGATGCTCGAAGGTGTACATGCCGATTTTTATGGGGTTTCAACCCCTATTACCCAAATGGCAAACATTAACACCCCCGATTCAAGGACTCTGCTGTTACAACCTTGGGATAAAAACACCATCGAATCCATCAACAAAGCCATACTTGCTGCCAATATCGGATTGACTCCCGTGGTTCAAAGCGACACAATCCGGATCAATATCCCGGTACCAACCGAAGAAAGAAGAAAATTGCTGGCCAAACAAGCCCGTTCCGAAGCCGAAGTTGCCAGGGTCAGCCTTCGTAACACCCGACGGGAAATACTTGAAGATTTGAAAAAAATCGAAAAGGAAGGCACTCCCGAAGATGCTATCAAGGAAGCTGAAGAAGTGGTAAAAAAGATGATTGATACCTACAACAAGAAAGTTGATGCCTTATTGGAACAAAAAGAAAAAGATATCATGACCGTTTAAGTCTTTCATAAAAAACGAGGCTTCCCGGATTCAGGAAGCCTCATTTTTTATTTCTGCTATTATTATTTCTACCTGATCTATTTATTCCGTACAATTGCAGCAAATGGGTATGCTGCAGCGGTCGTTTAATATCTTTTGCCTGAATTTATTTAGCTTCTCTCCTACCCAAATCGCCTCAACGCTGTTTTCATTGACATTGCCTAAAGCATGGTTTCCATCTTTGTCAAAGCAACAGGGGACCATATTGCCTTCACAGGTAATCACCGCAGTGGTAGAGACTCTCCGGCAACGATTTTTCATTTTTTTCTTTATTTCATAATTTCCCTGCCCATCTTTGCGGTAACGCGAATACCTTTCATTTTCAGGCAACAGAAATTTGCCGCTCCCGTTCAGGTCATAAACCTGCAATGATTTGAATTCAATTTTGTCGGCTCCGGTTGAAGCAGCCAGTTTCTTTGCTTCTTGCATCTGATGCTCGTTTTGGGCAGTCACCAGGAACTGGAAAACAATAAAGGGCCTGTCCGATTTTAACTTTTTCTTCCAGGCAGAAAGTGCCGAAATGGCGCCCAGCGCTTTTTCCAGGGAACCGCCCCTTCGGTATTGCTCATAAACCTCCTGTGTGGTGCCGTCTACGGAAACAATTATCCGGTCAAGGCCGCTTTCCACAATTTTGCGGGCCAGGGGAGAATCAATACACTGCCCGTTGGTAGAGGTAATGGTATAAATATTTTTCTTCCGGGCCAGCCTGATCATCCTGAGCATGGAAGGGCATAAAAAAGGTTCTCCCTGGAAATATAAAATAATACTGACCAGATAAGGAGAAGCTTGTTCAATGACAGACTGATATAAATTGAAATCCATATTCCCTTTTTTACGGGTAAGCTCCCCTCTCCCGTTTGGACATTCCGGACACTTAAGATTACAGAAACCGGTAGGCTCAACAGACAAACCGGAAGGCATAGTTTTTACCTTGAATTTCCAGCCCCGGGAACCCGCAAAATAAGCGAACAACAAACGGAAATAATTGCTGATTTTCTTTAAAGACAAAGAAGATAAAAAATGTAAGGCATCAATAAATTGAGGAGGAAAACTATTCATGAGTTATTTTAATTCAGACCGCTTTATAATTTATTGTTGGATTTTCTTTTTCAAAAATATCAAAAATACCACGTTTTGTCATCAGAGATAAGCCTATTTCAGATTATATCTCCATGTTTCAAGCCGCAAAAATAACACGGAGGCGCCAAGGGCAGATACATCTCCCTATAACTCTGTGTCTTCTCAGTGTATCTCAGTGTTATCGTATTTGATTATTACACAGAGAATCACAGAGATCTTTCACAGAGAACCACAGAGGTTTTCTCAGATTAACATCCCTGTGGTTAATGTATTTTATTTCAAACCATCTCAAACAACCTCAAACCATCTTTGTTCCGTGTTATTTGTACATATTTAAAGAAATTCAAGGATATATTTTTTTGCCTTTTCCAGTTTTTACCGGTTTGACAATTTCGTTCAGTGAAAATAAGAAATCATCATACTGCCGCATGAATAAGAATTATAGTTAATCTTTAAACTAATGAACATTATGATCATTTCCCATATAATTTACTTTTATTCTTTGCTTTTTGAGCGGAATCAGGAAGACTGAATGGTGATGGCGTTAAAGCAATCGTATCGCTTGAGACGGTCCGGCCTGCCAAAAAGCCAACTGCATTGGTAAAATTACTATATACCTGTACAGGTGAAGAATATCTGTTTGTAATGTTTTCATTAAATAAAAACATCGATTTAAGCCGTTTATAATAACCTTGCGATATACTCACCAAATTAATACAAAGTAAACTATCAGCCATGACTCCAGGTGTTACCACTATTGATTCCTGATTATCATTGAAAAGCTTATCACTGAATATAGGCTGCGCATTAGGACAAAATGATCTATATTTTTGAATAAAAAGATTGTTTTCAAATAACGGATTGATATCAAATGCTCCGGAAATCCAACAATTTAAAGGCCATTGTTTGGTTTTTGTATATTC
This region includes:
- the frr gene encoding ribosome recycling factor; protein product: MDEEVQLYLDDAKEKMKKAILHLEAELVKVRAGKASPQMLEGVHADFYGVSTPITQMANINTPDSRTLLLQPWDKNTIESINKAILAANIGLTPVVQSDTIRINIPVPTEERRKLLAKQARSEAEVARVSLRNTRREILEDLKKIEKEGTPEDAIKEAEEVVKKMIDTYNKKVDALLEQKEKDIMTV
- a CDS encoding DUF4249 family protein is translated as NYQMIVKIGSNPEMVASCKVPEKVDIQQLVDDGIHYGRGYCSFDGVNYYATKKYKLTFKDPPQQNYYALECYAIVKEYTKTKQWPLNCWISGAFDINPLFENNLFIQKYRSFCPNAQPIFSDKLFNDNQESIVVTPGVMADSLLCINLVSISQGYYKRLKSMFLFNENITNRYSSPVQVYSNFTNAVGFLAGRTVSSDTIALTPSPFSLPDSAQKAKNKSKLYGK
- the pyrH gene encoding UMP kinase, with translation MIKYKRILLKLSGEALMGESQQGIDTERLTEYASQIKEIADLGVEVGIVVGGGNIFRGLKGVDKGYDRVKGDYMGMLATVINGLAIQSALENLGAKARVLTAIRMEPVGEGYSKQKVMEAFSNHEVVIFSAGTGNPFFTTDTASALRAVETEAQVLLKGTRVDGVYTADPEKDKTATKFDEITFKEAYSRGLNIMDLTAFTLCRENNLPIIVFDMNQKGNLKKIISGEKVGTIVKN
- a CDS encoding elongation factor Ts yields the protein SKKVADHQVAKDVAMQVAAMSPIAVDKEDVPQDVADKELEIGRIQAKNEGKPENMLDKIAMGKLSKFYKESTLLNQEFIKDSKQTIKQYLQNADKELKVLKFIRYSLKD
- a CDS encoding radical SAM/SPASM domain-containing protein yields the protein MNSFPPQFIDALHFLSSLSLKKISNYFRLLFAYFAGSRGWKFKVKTMPSGLSVEPTGFCNLKCPECPNGRGELTRKKGNMDFNLYQSVIEQASPYLVSIILYFQGEPFLCPSMLRMIRLARKKNIYTITSTNGQCIDSPLARKIVESGLDRIIVSVDGTTQEVYEQYRRGGSLEKALGAISALSAWKKKLKSDRPFIVFQFLVTAQNEHQMQEAKKLAASTGADKIEFKSLQVYDLNGSGKFLLPENERYSRYRKDGQGNYEIKKKMKNRCRRVSTTAVITCEGNMVPCCFDKDGNHALGNVNENSVEAIWVGEKLNKFRQKILNDRCSIPICCNCTE